TCGTTGGGCCGGGAACGCACGGCATTTTGCTGATACAAAAGATCTCTACAGCTTGGCAGATAAAGCTGCAGATATCATTTTAGGTCCTAAGAATGATTGAATTAAAAGAACCATTTGCCACGCAGTGGCAAGGAAAAGACCCGTTTACTGAAGTCGCTAAGCTGAACGGTGAGGTTTTTCGCGCCCTGGAAACACGACGTACCCTACGTTTTGAGATGATGGGTAAGGGTTATTTTCTTAAATATCATCATGGAACCACGCTTAAAGAAGTGGTGAAGAATCTTATATCTTTACGTATGCCTGTACTGGGCGCAGACCGGGAGTGGCTGGCAATTCATCGCTTACAGGAACTGAGTGTTGACACCATGACCGGCGTGGCATTTGGGCAGAAAGGACTGAATCCGTTAGAGCGCACCTCATTTATCATCACTGAAGATCTCTCTCCTGCTATCAGCCTTGAAGATTTTTGTTCAAGGTGGAAAGTTGAGCCCCCTGATTATGTATTAAAACGGACAATTATTACCCGGGTGGCAGAAATGGTGGGTAAAATGCATCGGGGCGGGGTAAATCACCGGGATTGCTATATATGCCATTTCCTGCTCCAGCAGCCGATGCCGGAAGACGTTGCGAATATCAAACTTTCCGTAATTGATTTGCATCGTGCACAAATACGCCAGCATGTGCCACGCCGCTGGCGGGATAAGGATCTGATTGGACTCTATTTCTCTTCACTTGAGATCGGGTTGACGTCCAGAGATATCTACCGTTTTTTACGTGTCTATTTTTCGAAGCCACTACGTGAAATCTTTCGTCAGGAAGTCAGGTTGTTTGAACAGGCTGTCACAAAAGCGCAAAAAATAAGACAAAGAACAATTAGAAAAGCGCTATAAATAACACATGAAGTTTGAGGCCATTTTACTATGAACATTGATTTCCAAAAGCTAGTTATCCAAAAACACGTCATAGACAGCTCTACGCATGAGAAGAGTAAAAAATTAAGTGTTGCGTATGGTGTCGACCGTAATTTTTTATTTGGCTCTGGTATTTCAATGACCTCAGTATTAGTGAATAACCCTGATATCGATATTCACTTTTATATAGTAACAGACTATATAGATGACGATTATCTGAAGAGTGTAAAACGCCTGACCCAAATGTATAGTACGACTGTGACGGTTCTTGTGTTCGATAACGCGGCGTTTCGTGAACTGCCGAGTACAAAAGCATGGACTTATGCAATGTACTATCGTTATTTCGCATTTGAATATTTAAGCACAGAGTTAAGCTCCGTACTGTATCTTGATGCAGATGTTATTTGCAAAGGCTCTCTTCGCGAGCTTACCGAGATTAATTTCTGTGGAGAATATGCCGCTGTTATCAATGATATTGATGAAGTACGTACTAAGTCCGGCAATAGGCTCGGTATTCCTGAACTGAGTAATGGGTACTTTAACTCCGGAGTGGTGTTTGCGAATCTGGAAGTTTGGCGTGAGCAGCAGTTATTGACGAAGGCTTTTTCTATCTTAGATAAACGCCAAAAGGAACTTCTGTATTTTGACCAAGATGTCCTAAATATATTGTTCGTTGGTAATGTGATTTTCCTGAGACGAGATTTTAACTGCATTTATGGTGTAGATCAGGAGCTAAAAAATAAAAACGATAAAATATACCAGGATTATATTACTGAGGATACTGTTTTAATACATTACGTCGGTGTCACTAAACCATGGCATACATGGGCTAAATATCCGGTAGCTAAATACTTCATCGAAGCATATAAAAAATCCGCATGGGCGGAACAAGCCTTGTTAAATGCAAATACAGCAAAGTTGTATAAACGTAAGTCACGGCATGAAAGAGTGCAGCGTAAATATATTCGCTCGGTACTTAGTCATGTAATGTATATAAAAAATAAGTTACACAATTCAAAAGCATATTGAATATAGAAACAGTAACTTATTGATAATCGATTAAATAGGTGTAGCGAATGAACTTTGATTGTCATCAGTCTATAAAAAAGATACTTGAGTTTAATCAAGCGCCGACCGAACAGAAAATACAACTTAACATCGCCTGGGGTGTTGACAGGAATTTTATGTTTGGTGCTGCAATTTCGATGACATCGGTACTATTGAATAATAAAGATTTAAATATCCATTTTCATCTTTTTACTGACTACATTGATGCTGATTACCAGCAGCGAATTGCTAAATTAGCAGAGCAATTTTCCACAAACATCTCAATTTATGTTATGGATGCTAATGAGTTAAAAGTTTTGCCAAGTGGTCACGCTTGGTCACACGCAATGTACTTCAGGTTTATTGCCTTTGAATATCTTGGTGAGAAAATTGATTCACTTTTATACATTGATGCGGATGTAATGTGTAAAGGTTCACTTTTTGAACTCACGCAGATTGATCTTGGAGAACATGTTGCAGCGGTAATTACCGATGTGGATGATAGCCCTGCCAGAGATATTGAGATAAATAAAGATTATTTCAATTCAGGTGTCATATTTGCAAACCTAAAAAAGTGGAAAAAGCAGAATTTTATCAATGCAGCTTTTGATATCTTATTAGACAAAAATAATAAACTTTCATTCCCGGATCAGGATGTCTTGAATATTCTTTTCTTTAAGAAAGTAATTTTTCTGGAGCGAAGGTTCAATGCTATCTATGGAATTAAGCAAGAATTAAAAAGCAGAGATCTTGCGAAATATAAAGAATATATTACACCTGATACTATTCTAATTCACTATGTTGGCGTGACTAAACCCTGGAATTCATGGGCAAATTATCCTTCAGCACAGTTTTTTGTTGACGCCTGGAAGGCTTCGCCTTGGGCGGATGTTCCATTGTTACCCGCCAGAACGCCAAAACAATATAAAAAGAAATCAAGGCATGAAAGATTACAAGGGAAGTATTTCGCCTCGATAATAAGCTATATTGGTTATTTGTGGGAAAAATTAAAAAAGTAAGTAAAAAAACTCCCGTAAGGGAGTTTTTTATTAACGTAATTTAGTCTTAAGGTATTTCAAATACCATTTGATCGAGGCGCAATAATTCCCTTTTTTAGCTTCCTGGCGTGAATAGACCCGATAATCAGTAGGTCTCATGCGTGGAGCATAGGAGCGCAATGCAGTATTTCGCCATGGCGTGAAATGATGGTAGAAGAGATAAAGTTGCTGTGAAAGCCCAGTATGTTCTTTATACCAGGGCTTCCTTCCACCAGTGAAGTGGATAATTCTTGGCAGAATATCTTTTTGGTAGAAGAATATCTCTTTTTGTTGATCGGTAAACCAGTTGAACAAAAAATTCCATCGGTTATCAATAAACTTAACGTTACCATCTATTGCGATATTGAGTGCATCTTGGTCAAAGTAAGGCAAGGATTTACCTTGTTCAAATAACACGGTGTTTGCTTTGTTTTCAATATCAAACTTGATCCAGTTTTCAATGTTAATATACAAAAAACCAGCATTGAAATAATGACCAGTACTAAGGCCCAGACGCTTGGCATTTTTTGTATCGTGAATATCGAGAGAGTCGTGACTGACAGCACAAATGACGTTGCTGATATCAATGCTGTTAATGTCATTTAGCTTATCAAAACACAGGGTATCGGCATCTAAGTAGATAAAACGCTCAACTGTATCTTTTAGTAAGCGCGGTACGGCCAGACGCATATAGGTCGAACGGTTCAAGTGTTTGATTGCAAAGTCATTATTATACTTTTCAATCTCTTCTTTATCGATATTGATAACCTGAATTTTATCACTGGTTGAACGCAGTTTATTGATTTCTTCGTCAGTAACGTCATAGACAAAGACAAAAAATGACAGGTCCTGTTCCGGGTTGTTCATTATGACAGACATAATGGACACTGCTACATATTCCAGATAATTGGCATCCGTGCAGTAAGCAATATTAATGACGTTATTTTTGTTGTCCATTTATGCTTTCTCATTACTTTTATTAAAGCCACTATCATGAAGTACCGTATCGATAGCGTCAATCACGGCCTGTTCCGGTATCCATGTCAGATATTTTTTTGACCGATCGAGTTCATCCCGAGAAGGCATCGGATGATAATCGCCAGCCCAAATCAAAACGGCTTTATCCGACCATGGCTTCCACTGTTGATAATTGGTGGCGCCAAACAGGCAGACCTGTGGTGTCTTTAGCGCTGCTGCCATATGCATCGGTGCAGAATCGACACCAATGTACAAAACTGCATGATCGATCAATGCAGCCAACTGCAAAAAGGTGGTTTTACCTGCCAGCGTCAGGTCAGGGGAAGATTGACACAGTTCAGCAATGCGCTGAACCTGCTGCTGCTCACTTAGCGCTGGCCCACAGGTAAGATAGACGTGCAGACCTCGTTGGTGCAGGTGGTCTATAACATGCGCGAATTTATCATCATCCCAGCATTTAAACTCTTGCCTGGCAGTGGGCTGAATAACGACATATTTCTGCGCTGGCAACGTGGGTAACAGGGATACCAGATGTTGATAATCGTCCTGACGATAACTCAGCGACATCTCTTTCTTCAGTTCTGTTTCGCTAAACCCGATACCTTTTAGAATAGATAAATTTTGTTCAACAATATGCGTACCAATGAATGGCGTTACGCGCGTAAAAAGTCGATTCCACAGATCTTTTTCGCGCTCAAAAGCAATTGAAGGGCAACGTAAAGAGGCTATAAGAGCGCCGATCGGCCATTGTTCGGTGAGGTTAACGATCAGGTCGTAGTGATTTTTCTTCAGTTGTTTACGCACTGAAAGGTAATTTTTCACTGTTGACAGCAGGCCCTGCTTTTTCTCAATCAGATAAAAATTATTAATATCTTTATGGGCGGCTAAGATTGCTTTGGTATCTTTATAGAGTAGCAGATCGATCTTAGCTTGCGGATAACGAGCCCGAATGCTGGCAATAACAGGTGTAGTTAGCAGAACATCCCCATAAAACTTCAGCTTGCAAATAAGAACCCGGTCAACTTTTTCAAACATGTTAAAATCCCTTTCGCAAGAATAAGCTTTTACAAGCAGATAGTATCTTATATCTTGTTTCAGAAATAGAACGATCGATATGGGGATATTTCATCTTCAGAATTATTTTCTTCTTAACGATTTTCGTATCGCAGCATGCAAGTGCATTCTGAATGTCATTTAGCATACTTTCGCTATAACGATAATAGCCCTTTTTCTTGCGTAAAATTTTACGTCCTTCGAGAAAACAATTGATAATCATAAATGTCGCAACAGTACGCTTAGATCTATTTTCATTAATATATTTATACATTTTTCGCATAGCAAAGAAGATGCTGTCAGCGTCACTATCAATAATGTTCTCGGTAATGCTTTTATCATTTACTCGGTAGTAATATAGCTTATTCTCGATTTTTAGAATCTTATTGCATTTAAAATACTGGAATGGGCAAAAAATCACGTCTTCGTAGCGATGATGTTCCTCGAACTTATCGCTACCAATGATATTGCGGTGAAAGATTTTTGTCATCAGATGCCATTGCCCAGCCTTGAATGTTGGTAACAGAGGGGCGTAATTATCATCTGATAATATTATTTCGCGCTGGGCAATGTTGTTTTCCATTTCCGGCGCGTTTTTATACAAATTGTTTATATCTCGAGTTAAGTTAAATTCGATAATGTCATATTTTTCGTCTCTTAACT
This window of the Citrobacter freundii ATCC 8090 = MTCC 1658 = NBRC 12681 genome carries:
- a CDS encoding glycosyltransferase family 8 protein produces the protein MNFDCHQSIKKILEFNQAPTEQKIQLNIAWGVDRNFMFGAAISMTSVLLNNKDLNIHFHLFTDYIDADYQQRIAKLAEQFSTNISIYVMDANELKVLPSGHAWSHAMYFRFIAFEYLGEKIDSLLYIDADVMCKGSLFELTQIDLGEHVAAVITDVDDSPARDIEINKDYFNSGVIFANLKKWKKQNFINAAFDILLDKNNKLSFPDQDVLNILFFKKVIFLERRFNAIYGIKQELKSRDLAKYKEYITPDTILIHYVGVTKPWNSWANYPSAQFFVDAWKASPWADVPLLPARTPKQYKKKSRHERLQGKYFASIISYIGYLWEKLKK
- the rfaQ gene encoding lipopolysaccharide core heptosyltransferase RfaQ, which encodes MFEKVDRVLICKLKFYGDVLLTTPVIASIRARYPQAKIDLLLYKDTKAILAAHKDINNFYLIEKKQGLLSTVKNYLSVRKQLKKNHYDLIVNLTEQWPIGALIASLRCPSIAFEREKDLWNRLFTRVTPFIGTHIVEQNLSILKGIGFSETELKKEMSLSYRQDDYQHLVSLLPTLPAQKYVVIQPTARQEFKCWDDDKFAHVIDHLHQRGLHVYLTCGPALSEQQQVQRIAELCQSSPDLTLAGKTTFLQLAALIDHAVLYIGVDSAPMHMAAALKTPQVCLFGATNYQQWKPWSDKAVLIWAGDYHPMPSRDELDRSKKYLTWIPEQAVIDAIDTVLHDSGFNKSNEKA
- a CDS encoding glycosyltransferase family 8 protein — encoded protein: MNIDFQKLVIQKHVIDSSTHEKSKKLSVAYGVDRNFLFGSGISMTSVLVNNPDIDIHFYIVTDYIDDDYLKSVKRLTQMYSTTVTVLVFDNAAFRELPSTKAWTYAMYYRYFAFEYLSTELSSVLYLDADVICKGSLRELTEINFCGEYAAVINDIDEVRTKSGNRLGIPELSNGYFNSGVVFANLEVWREQQLLTKAFSILDKRQKELLYFDQDVLNILFVGNVIFLRRDFNCIYGVDQELKNKNDKIYQDYITEDTVLIHYVGVTKPWHTWAKYPVAKYFIEAYKKSAWAEQALLNANTAKLYKRKSRHERVQRKYIRSVLSHVMYIKNKLHNSKAY
- a CDS encoding glycosyltransferase family 8 protein, whose translation is MDNKNNVINIAYCTDANYLEYVAVSIMSVIMNNPEQDLSFFVFVYDVTDEEINKLRSTSDKIQVINIDKEEIEKYNNDFAIKHLNRSTYMRLAVPRLLKDTVERFIYLDADTLCFDKLNDINSIDISNVICAVSHDSLDIHDTKNAKRLGLSTGHYFNAGFLYINIENWIKFDIENKANTVLFEQGKSLPYFDQDALNIAIDGNVKFIDNRWNFLFNWFTDQQKEIFFYQKDILPRIIHFTGGRKPWYKEHTGLSQQLYLFYHHFTPWRNTALRSYAPRMRPTDYRVYSRQEAKKGNYCASIKWYLKYLKTKLR
- the rfaP gene encoding lipopolysaccharide core heptose(I) kinase RfaP, with product MIELKEPFATQWQGKDPFTEVAKLNGEVFRALETRRTLRFEMMGKGYFLKYHHGTTLKEVVKNLISLRMPVLGADREWLAIHRLQELSVDTMTGVAFGQKGLNPLERTSFIITEDLSPAISLEDFCSRWKVEPPDYVLKRTIITRVAEMVGKMHRGGVNHRDCYICHFLLQQPMPEDVANIKLSVIDLHRAQIRQHVPRRWRDKDLIGLYFSSLEIGLTSRDIYRFLRVYFSKPLREIFRQEVRLFEQAVTKAQKIRQRTIRKAL
- a CDS encoding glycosyltransferase family 2 protein, whose amino-acid sequence is MVNTSGYLLSIIIPTYNNAELITATLASIHQSITDDVEVIIVNDGSTDLTEERINAFYREKDCHNVKYISQKNQGVAITRNVGLAHATGKYIGFVDSDDIVCQNYFTILLPKLRDEKYDIIEFNLTRDINNLYKNAPEMENNIAQREIILSDDNYAPLLPTFKAGQWHLMTKIFHRNIIGSDKFEEHHRYEDVIFCPFQYFKCNKILKIENKLYYYRVNDKSITENIIDSDADSIFFAMRKMYKYINENRSKRTVATFMIINCFLEGRKILRKKKGYYRYSESMLNDIQNALACCDTKIVKKKIILKMKYPHIDRSISETRYKILSACKSLFLRKGF